In Streptomyces sp. NBC_00306, a single genomic region encodes these proteins:
- a CDS encoding O-antigen ligase family protein, protein MLAPYDRSATRERGVATDVAGVVVLGACAAWSLISATGREARPEGVLLAVFAVAAGYAFGRICGTLLPVAAASAVSLAALGLAMASPEGVPGAGAGDPLQPGHTGAAAGLLVLAAGAASCGACAARPPVLRLALRGLALAVACTALWLGSVAGFAAATAVLLCSLAAARMHRRTAPLGALALVTGLLVATSWGVAEDALPDGLTVSLEGQLTQNRVALWHDAVELAEDDPLRGVGPDRFGLLSPTAQQVAGSDGKPHSASLQQAAEQGVVGVVLLGAAFGWMLYGLWRSPRSTPVVLSAGAALTALAALASLGNALSFAPVTVGAGLLAGLATARVAGGDAAETGDDPAPAAVRAR, encoded by the coding sequence TGCGCGGCCTGGTCGCTGATCAGCGCGACCGGCCGGGAGGCCAGACCGGAGGGCGTGCTGCTGGCGGTGTTCGCCGTCGCCGCCGGATACGCCTTCGGCCGCATCTGCGGCACGCTGCTGCCGGTCGCCGCGGCTTCGGCCGTCTCCCTCGCCGCCCTCGGACTGGCGATGGCCTCACCGGAGGGCGTGCCCGGCGCGGGCGCGGGCGACCCCCTTCAGCCCGGGCACACCGGAGCGGCCGCCGGCCTGCTGGTCCTGGCCGCGGGCGCCGCCTCCTGCGGAGCCTGCGCAGCCCGGCCTCCGGTGCTGCGGCTGGCGCTGCGGGGACTGGCGCTGGCGGTCGCGTGCACCGCGCTGTGGCTCGGATCGGTGGCCGGATTCGCTGCCGCGACCGCTGTGCTGCTCTGCTCGCTGGCGGCCGCGCGTATGCACCGCCGGACAGCACCTCTCGGAGCGCTTGCCCTGGTGACGGGCCTGTTGGTCGCCACATCGTGGGGAGTCGCCGAGGACGCCCTGCCGGACGGGCTCACGGTGTCCCTGGAGGGGCAGCTGACGCAGAACCGGGTCGCGCTCTGGCACGACGCGGTCGAGCTCGCCGAGGACGATCCCTTGCGCGGAGTCGGACCGGACCGCTTCGGACTGCTCAGTCCCACGGCCCAGCAGGTGGCGGGCTCGGACGGCAAACCGCACTCCGCCTCGCTGCAACAGGCCGCCGAGCAGGGCGTGGTGGGCGTGGTGCTGCTGGGCGCGGCCTTCGGCTGGATGCTGTACGGGCTGTGGCGTTCCCCCCGCTCCACCCCGGTGGTCCTGAGCGCGGGTGCGGCGCTCACGGCGCTCGCGGCGCTGGCGAGCCTGGGCAACGCACTGAGTTTCGCGCCGGTCACGGTAGGTGCGGGGCTGCTGGCGGGCCTGGCGACCGCGCGGGTGGCCGGCGGTGATGCGGCGGAGACGGGCGACGACCCGGCCCCGGCGGCTGTCCGCGCACGCTGA